The region CGCCGGGGCCTGCACCGTCCGCTCCCCGGGCATGGGCCTGTCCTGGGGCGCGTGCCGTGGCTTGGCGGTCCCCGCTGCCCAGCCGGAGGTGAACGTGGCCAGGGCCTCGTGCTCCCCCAGCCCCGCGACCTGGGCAGCGGCCACAAGTTCGGCCTGCGCTACCTCCCGGTCCATGCCCTGACTCGCCAGCGTTCCGAGTGCGTGAGCCGCCGTGTTCAGTGTACTGTTCCTCTGTCCCTCTGGCGCGGTCCTGACTCGCTCGGCTTCGTCCGCCAGCGCCTTCGCGATGTAGGGGTCCATCCGGGCCGGGCCGGGGTGGGCAGCGGGCTGATGTGGTGCAGGTTCGGGCCGGGTCAGCCGGGCAAGTACCCATGGGGGCAGGTCAGCAACGGGCACGTCATCGGGGCTGTGTCCGGGCCGCCAGGAGTACACCCCGCCGTTCGGATGCCGCGAGCCCACCGCCACGACATAGCCGTGCGTGGTCTTGATATCGACAGAGCGTGCTAGCGCGCCAGCGCTGTTCTTGATTGCCACATCGCCGCGAACCTTGTAGTAGTGATGCTGCCCACCGCCGGGTGTGTCTACGACAGGCGTAGCGGGCCAATCCCCCTCCGGTAGTACACCGCCTTTATAGGCGTCCACGTCCACGACGATCAAACCGCCCGAAGGTTCGCCGCAACGCAGGGCCAGGTTCCGGCCTTGCTGTTCTACCCAAACGGGGAGGTCGTCCTCTGTCGAACGTGGCGCAGTTGTCCAGCCGCTCGGTGGGGGAGCCTTCTCCCCAGCGGGGAGCGGGCAGTAGCACCACCCCATCCGCTGCCCAGCCCAAGCCTCGGTCAACAGCACCGGGGGCGGTTCCTCA is a window of bacterium DNA encoding:
- a CDS encoding bifunctional DNA primase/polymerase, whose amino-acid sequence is MTEAWAGQRMGWCYCPLPAGEKAPPPSGWTTAPRSTEDDLPVWVEQQGRNLALRCGEPSGGLIVVDVDAYKGGVLPEGDWPATPVVDTPGGGQHHYYKVRGDVAIKNSAGALARSVDIKTTHGYVVAVGSRHPNGGVYSWRPGHSPDDVPVADLPPWVLARLTRPEPAPHQPAAHPGPARMDPYIAKALADEAERVRTAPEGQRNSTLNTAAHALGTLASQGMDREVAQAELVAAAQVAGLGEHEALATFTSGWAAGTAKPRHAPQDRPMPGERTVQAPA